From a single Pseudobutyrivibrio xylanivorans genomic region:
- the hprK gene encoding HPr(Ser) kinase/phosphatase yields the protein MANNKFVTVATVQERFNLTNFTPELNLEDAHVTVADVNRPALQLHGFYEHFEPSRIQVIGNVEVAYLSKKSDEEKVESFSKLFSYDIPCVIFCRGEEPGPILLQEAVKAKVPILGTDRSTSEFMSALIFSLNMDFAPYTTIHGVLVDVYGEGLLITGESGIGKSEAALELIRRGHRLVSDDVVEIRRPNNERLYGRAPSITQYLIELRGIGIIDVKSLYGVEAVKDEQRIDLVIKLEDWTKEKEYDRLGMTDEYMNILGIDVTCHSLPIRPGRNLAIICETAAVNHRQKKMGYNAAEELYRRVQNNIDNN from the coding sequence ATGGCAAATAACAAATTCGTGACTGTAGCTACAGTGCAGGAAAGATTCAATTTAACAAATTTTACACCAGAGCTTAATCTGGAGGACGCACATGTTACCGTTGCCGACGTTAACAGACCTGCGCTTCAGCTTCATGGATTTTATGAGCACTTTGAACCAAGCCGTATTCAGGTGATTGGTAATGTAGAGGTTGCATACCTCTCAAAGAAGTCAGATGAGGAAAAAGTAGAAAGTTTTTCAAAACTGTTTTCATATGATATCCCATGTGTTATATTTTGCAGAGGCGAAGAGCCAGGCCCAATTCTTCTTCAGGAAGCAGTGAAGGCTAAGGTGCCTATCCTTGGAACTGACAGAAGCACATCTGAGTTCATGTCAGCCCTTATCTTCTCGTTGAATATGGACTTTGCACCTTACACAACCATCCACGGTGTTTTGGTTGACGTATATGGCGAGGGCCTTCTTATTACAGGTGAATCAGGAATTGGTAAATCAGAGGCTGCTCTTGAGCTTATCAGACGTGGTCATCGTCTTGTTTCTGACGATGTTGTTGAAATTCGTCGTCCAAACAATGAGAGACTATATGGTCGCGCACCATCAATTACACAGTATTTAATTGAGCTTCGTGGTATCGGTATTATCGATGTTAAGTCGCTCTATGGTGTTGAGGCTGTTAAAGATGAGCAGCGAATCGACCTTGTTATTAAGCTCGAGGATTGGACCAAGGAGAAGGAATATGACCGTCTTGGCATGACAGATGAATATATGAATATTCTTGGAATAGATGTTACTTGTCATTCACTTCCAATTCGTCCAGGACGAAATCTTGCAATTATTTGCGAGACAGCAGCAGTTAATCATCGTCAAAAGAAAATGGGCTACAATGCGGCAGAGGAGCTCTATCGCAGAGTCCAGAATAATATAGATAATAATTAG
- the uvrC gene encoding excinuclease ABC subunit UvrC yields the protein MVTEQDLSKLPDQPGVYLMHGKNDEIIYVGKARSLKNRVRQYFQPSHDEGLKKKQMVANIDYFEFIVTDSELEALILECNLIKEYRPKYNTMLRDDKTYPYIEVTLNEMYPRVLFSRRLKKNGSKFFGPFTSAGAVHDTIELVQKLYKIRTCSQKLPENFGKNRPCLNYHIGQCLGPCQGNVDKEEYRKNIDSVIAFLDGDYYDTLKDLEEKMTAASNELDFEKAALYRDLIESVKACAGRQKATQLDGEDRDIIAMAKAADAAVVQIFFVRGGKMIGREHFFINVRVDDTDEELLEYFIKDYYTGTPFIPREIFVQYDMEESELIENWLGEKKGSRVYIRTPKRGAKEKLVELAAKNAQMVLDQDKEKIKREEGRTIGAMKEISDLLGLSGASRMEAYDISNISGFQSVGSMVVFEKGKPKRSDYRKFKIKTVEGPNDYASMHEVLTRRFSHGIEALEENGGAIEDSFTKFPDIIMMDGGKGQVHIAEQVLSELGLHIPIAGMVKDDHHRTRGLYFKDQELPIDIHSEGFKLITRLQDEAHRFAIEYHRSLRSKGQVHSFLDDIPGIGPKRRKALMKRFVSAEKMAQASLEEFMETEAMSKEAAENVYNYFHPMN from the coding sequence ATGGTTACAGAACAAGACTTAAGTAAACTCCCGGACCAACCGGGAGTTTATCTAATGCATGGGAAAAACGATGAGATAATATATGTGGGTAAAGCACGCTCACTAAAGAACAGAGTGCGCCAATATTTTCAGCCGAGCCATGATGAAGGACTGAAGAAAAAACAGATGGTTGCCAATATTGACTATTTTGAATTCATCGTTACCGATTCCGAGCTCGAAGCCCTTATCTTAGAATGCAATTTAATAAAGGAATATCGTCCAAAGTATAATACAATGCTTCGCGATGATAAGACCTACCCGTATATAGAAGTCACCCTTAATGAGATGTATCCAAGGGTGCTTTTTTCGCGTCGTCTGAAGAAAAATGGAAGTAAATTTTTTGGACCATTTACTTCTGCGGGTGCGGTTCATGACACAATAGAGCTGGTTCAAAAGCTATACAAGATTCGTACCTGCTCTCAAAAGTTACCAGAGAATTTCGGAAAGAATCGTCCTTGTCTCAATTATCACATTGGACAGTGCTTGGGCCCTTGCCAAGGGAATGTTGACAAAGAAGAGTATCGAAAGAATATTGATAGTGTAATTGCATTTCTGGATGGGGATTACTACGATACTCTCAAGGATTTGGAAGAGAAAATGACAGCCGCTTCAAATGAATTGGATTTCGAAAAAGCTGCACTTTACCGCGATTTGATAGAATCAGTAAAGGCGTGTGCAGGTAGACAGAAGGCCACGCAATTGGATGGAGAGGATAGAGACATTATCGCTATGGCAAAGGCGGCAGATGCAGCTGTTGTACAAATATTCTTTGTGCGTGGTGGCAAGATGATTGGCCGAGAACATTTCTTTATCAATGTTAGAGTGGATGATACAGATGAAGAACTATTAGAATACTTTATCAAGGATTACTACACTGGTACACCATTTATCCCAAGAGAGATTTTTGTCCAATATGATATGGAGGAATCTGAGCTTATAGAAAACTGGCTTGGTGAAAAGAAAGGCTCAAGAGTTTATATCAGGACTCCAAAGCGCGGGGCGAAGGAGAAACTCGTTGAGCTTGCAGCAAAGAATGCTCAGATGGTTCTCGACCAAGACAAAGAAAAGATTAAGCGTGAAGAAGGCCGAACAATTGGTGCTATGAAAGAAATCTCAGACTTGCTTGGACTATCTGGTGCAAGCCGTATGGAAGCTTATGATATTTCCAATATTTCAGGATTTCAGTCTGTTGGTTCAATGGTCGTGTTTGAGAAGGGCAAGCCTAAACGCTCAGATTACCGCAAATTCAAGATTAAAACTGTTGAGGGGCCAAATGATTACGCATCCATGCATGAGGTCCTTACGAGACGCTTTTCGCACGGAATAGAAGCTCTTGAGGAGAATGGTGGAGCGATTGAGGACAGCTTTACTAAATTCCCTGATATTATCATGATGGATGGTGGTAAGGGACAGGTTCACATTGCAGAGCAGGTTCTGTCAGAACTAGGACTTCACATTCCTATTGCAGGTATGGTGAAGGATGACCATCACAGAACCAGAGGTTTGTATTTCAAGGACCAGGAGCTTCCTATTGACATTCATTCTGAAGGCTTTAAGCTCATCACTAGACTTCAGGATGAGGCCCACAGATTTGCAATTGAATATCATAGAAGTCTTAGAAGCAAGGGGCAGGTTCACAGCTTCCTGGATGATATCCCTGGAATAGGACCGAAACGTCGAAAGGCGCTGATGAAGAGATTTGTATCTGCAGAAAAAATGGCGCAGGCTTCTTTGGAAGAATTTATGGAAACAGAAGCTATGTCTAAAGAAGCCGCGGAGAATGTATATAACTACTTTCACCCTATGAATTAA
- the ftsH gene encoding ATP-dependent zinc metalloprotease FtsH, giving the protein MNDNNRNGGDKKNNRQPFYTLGILVLIALFFTSMMYKGVNAGTNQEIKYTEFLDLVEDDKVSSVTFKDDVINIELKEGVTYGVSDEDAAKLQQLYEVTGQATKTSLYTAYINDDELLPLLKKHNVEIEGTIADSTAAIIYNILSFVLPLVLLWVVLGFLMKKMGGGPMGVGKSNAKLYNMEKATGITFKDVAGQDEAKESVQEMVDFLHNPKKYTEIGAKLPKGALLVGPPGTGKTLLAKAVAGEAGVPFFSLAGSDFVEMFVGVGASRVRDLFKEAQKVAPCIVFIDEIDAIGKSRDAHYGGGNDEREQTLNQLLSEMDGFDSNKGLLILAATNRPEVLDKALLRPGRFDRRIIVDRPDQKGRLEILKVHAKDVKMDESVDLDALALASVGLVGSDLANIINEAAILAVKAKRQYVNQKDLFEAFELVAVGGKEKKDRAMSEKERKIVSYHEVGHALVSALQKDAEPVQKITIVPRTMGALGYTLQTPEEEKFLESKDELIAKIVTYMGGRAAEDIKFGSYTSGAANDIEQATKIARAMVTRFGMSEKFGMMGLATVESQYLDGRASLICGENTAAQIDDEVLKMITDAYAKAKELLAENMESLDKISEYLFEHETITGKEFMKIFREIKGLPEPEEKKSEKDSILPEHKSIFEEEDDPKNVVTDSIFDE; this is encoded by the coding sequence GTGAACGACAATAACAGAAATGGTGGAGATAAAAAGAATAACCGTCAGCCTTTTTATACATTAGGAATATTGGTGCTCATAGCACTTTTCTTTACGAGTATGATGTATAAGGGCGTCAATGCCGGTACTAATCAGGAAATCAAGTATACAGAATTTCTTGATTTGGTGGAGGATGACAAGGTTTCTTCAGTTACCTTTAAGGACGATGTTATCAATATCGAGCTTAAAGAGGGGGTAACCTACGGTGTTTCAGATGAGGACGCTGCGAAGCTTCAGCAGTTGTATGAGGTGACAGGACAGGCTACAAAGACATCGCTTTACACAGCTTATATCAATGATGATGAGCTCCTTCCTCTTCTTAAGAAGCACAATGTTGAAATTGAAGGTACTATAGCAGATTCGACAGCAGCAATTATTTACAATATTCTTTCATTCGTACTTCCGTTAGTTCTTCTTTGGGTAGTCCTTGGATTCCTGATGAAGAAGATGGGCGGTGGTCCAATGGGCGTTGGCAAATCAAATGCCAAGCTCTACAATATGGAAAAGGCCACAGGTATTACTTTCAAGGATGTTGCGGGACAGGACGAGGCAAAGGAATCTGTGCAGGAAATGGTTGATTTCCTTCATAATCCTAAGAAGTACACTGAAATTGGTGCAAAGCTCCCTAAGGGCGCACTTTTAGTTGGACCTCCAGGAACCGGTAAGACACTTCTTGCAAAAGCTGTTGCTGGTGAGGCGGGAGTTCCATTCTTCTCACTTGCAGGTTCAGACTTCGTTGAGATGTTTGTTGGCGTTGGTGCATCTCGTGTGCGTGATCTTTTCAAGGAGGCACAGAAGGTTGCACCTTGTATCGTATTCATTGATGAGATTGATGCTATCGGTAAGAGTCGTGATGCTCATTATGGTGGTGGCAATGACGAGCGAGAGCAGACACTTAATCAGCTTCTTTCTGAGATGGATGGTTTCGATTCCAATAAGGGTCTTCTGATTCTTGCAGCCACAAACAGACCAGAGGTATTGGACAAGGCACTTCTTAGACCAGGTCGTTTTGATAGACGTATCATCGTTGACAGACCGGATCAGAAGGGACGTCTTGAAATTCTCAAGGTTCATGCTAAGGATGTTAAGATGGATGAATCCGTTGATTTGGATGCACTTGCTCTTGCTTCAGTTGGCTTGGTAGGTTCAGACCTTGCAAATATTATTAATGAGGCTGCTATTCTTGCTGTAAAGGCAAAGAGACAGTACGTAAATCAGAAGGATTTATTTGAAGCATTTGAGCTTGTTGCTGTTGGCGGCAAGGAGAAGAAGGACAGAGCAATGAGTGAGAAGGAACGCAAGATTGTTTCTTATCACGAGGTTGGGCATGCACTTGTGTCAGCACTTCAGAAGGATGCTGAGCCAGTTCAGAAGATTACGATTGTTCCACGTACAATGGGAGCACTTGGATATACTCTTCAGACTCCAGAGGAGGAGAAATTCCTTGAGTCTAAGGATGAGCTTATAGCAAAAATTGTTACATACATGGGTGGTCGTGCAGCCGAGGATATCAAGTTCGGAAGCTATACTTCAGGCGCTGCAAACGATATTGAACAGGCAACAAAAATTGCCAGAGCAATGGTTACCCGTTTTGGTATGTCAGAGAAGTTTGGCATGATGGGACTTGCTACTGTTGAGAGCCAGTATCTTGATGGTAGAGCATCTCTTATCTGCGGTGAGAACACCGCAGCTCAGATTGATGATGAGGTTCTCAAGATGATTACTGATGCCTATGCAAAGGCTAAGGAACTCCTCGCTGAAAATATGGAAAGCCTTGATAAGATTTCTGAGTATCTTTTTGAACACGAAACAATCACTGGTAAAGAATTCATGAAGATTTTCAGAGAAATTAAGGGGCTTCCAGAACCAGAGGAAAAGAAGTCTGAGAAAGATTCTATTTTACCAGAGCACAAGAGCATCTTCGAGGAAGAGGATGATCCTAAGAACGTTGTAACAGACAGTATTTTTGATGAGTAA
- a CDS encoding ABC transporter ATP-binding protein produces MLNAFNLQKTFNPGTINEKVALAGATLHLEEGEFCTVIGGNGAGKSTFLNAIAGVWPVDGGSITIDGIDVTGLPEHKRAQYLGRVFQDPMTGTAANMQIDENMALAARRGKFRGLSWGVTKEEKAKYHEMLKELDLGLEDRLTAKVGLLSGGQRQALTLLMATIQKPKVLLLDEHTAALDPKTAAKVLEITDMLIKEHGLTAMMVTHNMRDAINYGNRLIMMNEGRVILNISGEEKKHLSIEDLLHKFEEVSGTEFTNDTEILSK; encoded by the coding sequence ATGCTTAATGCTTTTAATTTACAAAAAACCTTCAATCCTGGCACAATAAATGAGAAGGTTGCTCTTGCAGGTGCTACATTACATCTTGAAGAAGGTGAGTTCTGTACAGTAATCGGAGGAAATGGCGCTGGAAAATCTACATTTTTGAATGCTATTGCAGGTGTATGGCCTGTTGATGGAGGTAGTATCACTATTGATGGAATAGATGTAACAGGTCTTCCAGAGCACAAGCGTGCTCAGTACTTAGGTCGTGTTTTCCAGGATCCAATGACTGGAACAGCAGCTAATATGCAGATTGATGAAAATATGGCTCTGGCAGCCCGCAGAGGCAAGTTTAGAGGTCTTAGCTGGGGCGTAACCAAGGAAGAGAAGGCAAAGTATCATGAGATGCTTAAAGAACTTGATTTGGGTCTTGAGGATAGACTTACTGCAAAGGTAGGACTGCTCTCTGGTGGACAGCGTCAGGCGCTGACCCTTCTTATGGCTACCATTCAAAAACCTAAGGTACTTCTTTTGGATGAGCACACAGCCGCACTTGATCCGAAGACTGCAGCAAAGGTACTTGAAATCACAGATATGCTTATTAAGGAGCATGGCCTCACAGCAATGATGGTTACTCATAATATGCGTGATGCAATTAATTATGGAAACCGTCTTATCATGATGAATGAAGGCCGTGTGATTCTTAATATAAGCGGCGAGGAGAAGAAGCATCTTTCAATCGAAGACTTGCTTCACAAATTCGAAGAAGTCTCCGGAACCGAATTCACCAACGACACCGAAATCCTTTCTAAATAA
- a CDS encoding ABC transporter permease: MGIETLIAGLPGTAAQGIIYGIMALGIFITFKLLNFADLSVDGSFATGGAVAAMVIISGHSWILALVLAFIAGALAGLITGVLHTLLGIPDILSGILTQLALYSINLRITGNQPNTPISVDKYNLAVSLRYKTDALITVLVIAVIIISIMYWFFGTEMGSAIRATGTNPAMTKAQGINVNLMKALGLVLSNAFVAFAGALSAQFNGNADVNMGRGAIVIGLAAIIIGEVFCNALFKKKRNFILTLTFVVFGGILYYLFIAIVLWLKMPANDMKLFTAIIVAIFLAVPYLKNKHNSSFRKAAKRGGKENA; this comes from the coding sequence ATGGGAATTGAAACATTAATAGCAGGTTTGCCGGGTACAGCCGCACAGGGAATAATATACGGTATAATGGCTCTCGGCATTTTTATCACATTTAAACTATTGAATTTTGCAGATTTGTCTGTGGATGGTTCTTTCGCTACGGGCGGAGCTGTTGCAGCAATGGTAATAATATCAGGTCATTCGTGGATATTAGCATTGGTGTTGGCGTTTATAGCAGGAGCATTAGCTGGCTTAATCACAGGTGTACTTCATACACTTCTTGGAATTCCAGATATCTTGTCCGGAATACTTACACAGTTGGCGCTATATTCGATTAACTTGCGTATTACAGGGAATCAGCCAAACACACCTATTTCGGTGGACAAGTATAATTTGGCTGTATCCTTAAGATATAAGACGGATGCTCTTATAACAGTACTTGTTATTGCAGTTATCATCATATCAATCATGTACTGGTTCTTTGGAACAGAAATGGGGTCAGCAATTCGTGCTACTGGAACAAATCCAGCGATGACAAAGGCACAGGGAATTAATGTGAATCTCATGAAGGCACTTGGTCTTGTCTTATCAAATGCATTTGTTGCTTTTGCAGGTGCTCTTTCAGCCCAGTTCAACGGAAATGCAGATGTAAATATGGGACGCGGCGCAATTGTAATCGGTCTTGCTGCAATTATCATTGGAGAGGTATTCTGCAACGCATTATTTAAGAAGAAAAGAAATTTCATTCTTACACTCACTTTCGTTGTGTTCGGTGGAATTCTTTATTATTTATTCATCGCAATTGTTCTTTGGCTCAAGATGCCAGCAAACGATATGAAGTTATTCACAGCAATTATAGTTGCAATTTTCCTTGCAGTTCCTTATTTGAAAAATAAGCACAACAGCTCATTTAGAAAGGCAGCTAAGAGAGGAGGCAAGGAAAATGCTTAA
- a CDS encoding ABC transporter substrate-binding protein, with protein MKKLLSVIMASALALSLVACGTDAAAKKEASNDSEPAVEETATTDDSKTYNVGVIQLVQHPALDAATEGFQAALVDKLGSSVNITVENASGDNSTCATIANSFVSDNVDLIMANATPALQASGTATSTIPIVATSITDYATALGISVDDWSGATGVNVTGTSDLAPLDGQAEMLKELFPDAKEVGIIYCSGEDNSKFQAGKIKGYLEDYGYTVSEYTFSDSSDVATVVQSACGSSDVLYVPTDNVAASCAETINNVAVTAKVPIVAGEEGICKGCGIATLSISYYDIGYAAGLMAYEILANGADPATMDIQYAPEFTKEYNPTIAEQLGITLPDDYVAIEME; from the coding sequence ATGAAGAAATTACTTAGTGTAATCATGGCGTCTGCTTTAGCACTTTCTTTAGTTGCCTGCGGTACAGATGCTGCAGCAAAAAAAGAAGCAAGCAATGATTCCGAGCCAGCAGTTGAAGAAACAGCTACAACAGACGATAGTAAAACTTATAATGTGGGCGTTATACAGTTGGTGCAGCATCCTGCACTTGATGCTGCTACAGAGGGATTTCAGGCAGCACTTGTTGATAAGCTTGGAAGCAGTGTAAACATTACTGTTGAAAATGCTTCTGGTGACAATTCAACATGTGCTACAATTGCTAACTCTTTTGTATCAGATAATGTGGATTTGATTATGGCAAATGCGACACCTGCATTACAGGCTAGTGGAACTGCAACAAGCACTATTCCAATCGTTGCTACATCAATAACAGACTATGCTACAGCACTTGGAATTAGCGTGGATGATTGGAGTGGAGCAACAGGTGTTAATGTAACAGGTACTTCAGATTTGGCACCACTTGATGGACAAGCTGAAATGCTTAAGGAACTTTTCCCTGATGCAAAGGAAGTTGGTATTATTTATTGCTCTGGTGAGGATAATTCAAAATTCCAGGCTGGCAAGATTAAGGGATATCTTGAGGATTATGGATATACCGTTAGCGAGTATACTTTCTCAGATTCAAGTGATGTTGCTACAGTAGTTCAGTCGGCTTGCGGTTCTAGCGATGTTTTATATGTACCAACTGACAATGTGGCTGCAAGCTGTGCAGAGACAATCAACAACGTAGCAGTTACAGCTAAGGTGCCAATTGTTGCAGGTGAAGAAGGAATCTGCAAGGGCTGTGGTATAGCAACATTATCAATTTCATATTACGATATTGGATATGCTGCCGGCCTTATGGCGTATGAAATCCTTGCAAATGGCGCAGATCCAGCAACAATGGATATTCAGTATGCACCTGAATTTACAAAGGAGTACAACCCTACAATTGCAGAACAGCTTGGAATAACACTTCCAGATGATTATGTTGCAATTGAAATGGAATAA
- a CDS encoding MATE family efflux transporter, with the protein MSTSTTKKLTEGNPMTLILEFSIPMLAGLLFQQMYSLVDTIIVGQTLGDNALAAVGSTGSINFLINGGCIGICSGFAIPVAQRFGAEAYDSMRKFVGNSIILAAILAAIITTVVCVFCYSILAVMHTPSDIIDLAYDYIFIIFLGLPVTFLYNLTAGIMRSLGDSKTPTYFLIMAAAINIVLDILFIIGFKMSVNGPALATVISQLIAGLSCLLYMKKKFPILCLSKNDLKLGRHHSQVLLAMGIPFGLQYSVTAIGSVILQTAVNGLGTVAVASMTAGSKVSLFVVCPFDALGGTMATYAGQNVGAKNIPRVKKGVWTAQMLGTIYAVIIFVVLFLSGRFMLRLFTSTDVVIEQAMMFLLTNAITYTLLAAVNIFRFAIQGMGFSTFAIYSGVMEMIARILVAFTLVPMIGYAGAIWASPVAWLFAVIFLIPGFYSCCRKLEKKFGEDGFHHF; encoded by the coding sequence ATGTCAACAAGTACCACCAAGAAGTTAACAGAGGGAAATCCAATGACTTTAATTCTCGAATTTTCAATTCCTATGCTTGCAGGCTTACTTTTTCAACAAATGTATAGCTTGGTTGACACAATTATCGTTGGACAGACCTTGGGAGATAATGCTTTAGCTGCGGTAGGTTCAACAGGCTCTATAAATTTCCTTATAAACGGTGGCTGTATAGGTATCTGTTCTGGGTTTGCTATACCTGTAGCACAGCGATTTGGTGCAGAAGCATATGATTCCATGAGGAAATTTGTAGGTAATTCAATCATCCTAGCTGCTATTTTGGCCGCTATAATTACAACGGTGGTTTGTGTCTTTTGCTACAGTATACTTGCTGTTATGCACACACCAAGTGATATTATAGATCTAGCGTATGATTATATATTTATTATTTTCTTAGGACTACCAGTTACATTTCTTTATAATCTTACTGCTGGAATAATGCGTTCACTTGGAGATAGCAAAACACCAACATATTTTTTAATTATGGCTGCAGCAATTAATATAGTGTTGGATATACTATTTATTATTGGATTTAAAATGAGTGTAAATGGGCCAGCCTTAGCTACAGTTATATCACAACTCATTGCAGGTTTAAGCTGCCTTTTGTATATGAAAAAGAAATTCCCGATCCTATGCCTTTCAAAAAATGACTTAAAACTAGGGAGACATCACTCACAGGTATTACTTGCAATGGGGATTCCATTTGGCCTTCAATATTCTGTTACCGCTATAGGTTCAGTGATTCTTCAGACGGCTGTAAATGGTCTTGGCACTGTAGCGGTAGCATCAATGACCGCAGGTTCAAAAGTTTCTTTATTTGTAGTGTGCCCGTTTGATGCATTAGGTGGCACAATGGCTACATATGCAGGTCAGAATGTTGGCGCCAAGAATATACCAAGAGTAAAAAAAGGTGTATGGACCGCCCAAATGCTTGGGACAATTTATGCGGTTATAATATTTGTCGTGCTCTTTTTATCAGGAAGGTTCATGCTCAGATTATTTACATCAACAGATGTTGTTATAGAACAGGCTATGATGTTTTTACTTACAAATGCTATAACTTACACACTTTTGGCTGCAGTCAATATCTTTAGGTTTGCAATTCAGGGTATGGGGTTTTCAACTTTTGCGATTTATTCGGGTGTGATGGAAATGATAGCGAGAATTCTAGTAGCGTTTACTCTTGTGCCGATGATAGGCTACGCAGGTGCAATATGGGCTAGCCCTGTGGCATGGCTTTTTGCGGTAATTTTTTTAATTCCAGGATTTTATTCATGTTGCAGAAAGCTTGAAAAGAAATTTGGAGAGGATGGATTTCATCACTTTTAG
- a CDS encoding bL17 family ribosomal protein, with amino-acid sequence MAKYRKLSRTSSQRKALLRNQVTELLYHGKIVTTEAKAKEVKKIAEHIITLGVKEKDNFEEVTVQAKVARKDKDGKRVKEVVDGKKVTVYDTVDKKIKKDSPSRLHARRQMMQVLYTPTAKGTKKSESHKVDMANFVFDEIAPKYVDRKGGYTRIVKIGPRKGDAAMEVVLELV; translated from the coding sequence ATGGCAAAGTACAGAAAGTTAAGCAGAACATCTTCACAGAGAAAAGCACTTTTAAGAAATCAGGTAACTGAGCTTCTTTATCACGGAAAGATCGTTACAACTGAGGCTAAGGCTAAGGAAGTAAAGAAGATTGCAGAGCACATCATTACACTTGGTGTAAAGGAAAAGGATAACTTCGAAGAAGTTACAGTTCAGGCTAAGGTTGCTCGCAAGGATAAAGATGGTAAGAGAGTAAAGGAAGTTGTTGATGGCAAGAAGGTTACTGTATACGATACAGTAGACAAGAAGATTAAGAAGGATTCTCCTTCAAGACTTCACGCTCGTCGTCAGATGATGCAGGTTCTTTACACTCCAACAGCTAAGGGTACAAAGAAGTCAGAGTCACACAAGGTTGACATGGCAAACTTCGTATTCGATGAGATCGCTCCAAAGTACGTTGATCGTAAGGGTGGTTACACACGTATCGTAAAGATCGGACCACGTAAGGGCGATGCAGCTATGGAAGTTGTTCTTGAGTTAGTATAA
- a CDS encoding DNA-directed RNA polymerase subunit alpha has translation MLNFENPNIEIVQISEDKKYGRFVVEPLERGYGITLGNSLRRIMLSSLPGAAVSQIKIEGVLHEFSAIPGVKEDVTEIVMNIKELAIRNNSSSDEPKTAYIEFEGEGVVTAADIQVDSDIEIINPDLVIAHLNGGNDCKLYMELTITKNRGYISADKNKTPDTPIGKIAVDSIYTPVERVNMTVEDTRVGQVTDYDKLTLDVYTNGTMGPDEAVSMAAKVLSEHLNLFVNLSDAAQDLSVIAEKPDDTTGKTLEMSIDELELSVRSYNCLKRAGINTVAELCDKTPDDMMKVRNLGRKSMEEVEEKLHELGLSLRMIED, from the coding sequence GTGTTAAATTTTGAAAACCCAAATATAGAAATCGTACAGATTTCTGAGGACAAAAAATACGGCAGATTTGTTGTAGAGCCACTCGAAAGAGGCTACGGTATAACACTTGGTAATTCTCTTCGTAGAATTATGCTTTCATCTCTGCCAGGAGCTGCAGTTAGCCAGATTAAGATTGAAGGCGTTCTTCATGAGTTCAGCGCTATTCCAGGCGTTAAGGAAGACGTTACAGAAATCGTTATGAATATCAAGGAACTTGCTATTAGAAATAACAGCAGTTCAGATGAGCCAAAGACAGCATATATCGAGTTCGAAGGAGAAGGAGTAGTTACAGCTGCCGATATACAGGTTGATTCTGATATCGAAATTATTAATCCTGATCTTGTTATTGCTCACCTTAATGGTGGCAATGATTGCAAGCTTTACATGGAGCTTACAATTACAAAGAACCGTGGTTATATTTCAGCAGACAAGAATAAGACTCCTGATACTCCAATCGGCAAGATTGCAGTTGACTCAATTTACACACCAGTTGAACGTGTAAATATGACAGTAGAAGACACTCGTGTAGGTCAGGTTACAGATTATGACAAGCTTACACTTGATGTATATACAAATGGTACTATGGGACCAGATGAGGCAGTTTCTATGGCTGCTAAGGTTCTCAGTGAGCACCTTAACTTATTCGTAAATCTTTCAGATGCTGCACAGGATCTTTCAGTTATTGCTGAAAAGCCTGATGATACAACAGGAAAGACTCTTGAGATGAGCATTGATGAACTTGAGCTTTCAGTTCGTTCATACAACTGCTTGAAGAGAGCTGGTATCAACACTGTAGCTGAGCTTTGCGACAAGACACCTGATGATATGATGAAGGTTCGTAATCTTGGTCGTAAGTCTATGGAAGAAGTAGAAGAAAAGCTTCACGAGCTTGGTCTTTCACTCAGAATGATTGAGGACTAA